The proteins below are encoded in one region of Ostrea edulis chromosome 3, xbOstEdul1.1, whole genome shotgun sequence:
- the LOC130052656 gene encoding uncharacterized protein LOC130052656: protein MNFSVCLLVALFGGTVSYPASGEKFLEDQKDAMQNGKTLWNKLLQGKGGIYFTENKKEEDDVNEISPLTEKHFSFRPEGEKDNTGKYPHLKVETERNRVPLPSISGPSHAENSEGEMLEKERTAKNPGRKHKVQYKSRKRLMNGRKTILVRGSRDLSRGSTGGLPYMFHILYE from the exons ATGAATTTCTCAGTTTGTCTTCTTGTAGCTCTCTTCGGGGGTACAGTGTCCTACCCA GCTAGCGGAGAAAAGTTTTTGGAAGACCAAAAGGATGCAATGCAGAATGGAAAAACATTATGGAATAAATTGCTGCAAGGAAAGGGCGgaatttattttactgaaaacaAGAAAGAGGAAGACGATGTAAACGAAATATCCCCATTGACTGAAAAGCACTTCAGTTTTAGACCAGAGGGAGAAAAAGACAATACGGGGAAATATCCGCATCTCAAAGTTGAGACAGAGAGAAACAGAGTTCCTCTTCCATCTATCAGTGGACCGTCTCACGCTGAGAATTCTGAAGGAGAGATGCTAGAAAAGGAAAGGACCGCGAAGAACCCAGGAAGAAAACATAAGGTGCAGTACAAATCTAGGAAACGCCTGATGAATGGACGGAAGACAATCTTAGTCAGAGGTTCACGAGACCTTTCCAGAGGTTCAACTGGGGGATTACCTTATATGTTTCATATCCTTTATGAgtaa